The following is a genomic window from Serratia ficaria.
CAGCGGGAATTGCGCGTCGGCGCACCAAACGAAGCCGTCGCGTTTGGCCGCGATCCAGTGCAGGCGGAACTGGCCCTGATACTCTGGCGCATACTGCTGCAGCGCGTTCAGGCCCCAGCCGCGACGGCCCTTGTTGAAAATGAACTTCGGGTGGCCGGCCAGCAGGCATTGCAGCGCGTCGGCATCGAGGGCGATCAGATCCTGCGCGCTCATGCCGTGGCGTGCGGCCAGCAGCTGCATGTCGCCGCGCAGCGTGGCGTACAGATCCTCCAGATGTTCGGCTATCTGCGCATCGTCCATTTTCAGCACCTGCGCCAGCTGACGCAGCGTTTGGTCGGCGGCCAGCGGCAACCGATCGCAGCTCAGCGTGGCGGGGTCGATGTGCAGCCAGCCCCAGATGCCGCGGGTGGCGCTGAAGCCGTAGCTGGCGTCGCCCAGGGCGATGCGCCATTTTCCGTCGTGCGATTCCGCCTGCAGCGTGCGTTCGTATTCCAGTTCGGCCAGCATCTTGGCGATCATCTGGCGGTTGACGCGCTGCCAGTCGGCGTAGTCATGAGCGATCATACCGACGCCTCCCGAAAGAACGCATCGCGTTGGTTGAGGATCAGGCGCGAACGTTTGTGCGGGAAGTCGAACTCCTTCACCCTGTGATAGCCGGCGGCCGGCAGGTGGCGGAACAGCCGCTGGTTATCGGCGCGCGGCTCGGCGAGCACCCGGGTGGTGCGCGGTTCGTCCAGATACAGATAATGGGTCAGGCCGCGCAGCCAGCTGCGGATGTATTGCGCGCCGCGGCGGTCCTCTTCGCCCACCAGCATATGCAGCCCGCGATCGAACGGCTGCCAGCGGTAGTGGCGGCCGATGCGGTCTTCCGGCGCCCAGTAGACCTCGAAGTAACCGAACGGGCGATCGTCGAAACAGCCGAGCAGCGGATAACAGTAGCTGGAGTCCAGCTGGCGCCGCAGATAGGCGGCCTGCGCCTCGAGCGGGCCGCTCATTTCCCAGAAGGCATCGACGCGCGGCGAATTCATCCAGCGGGTGAACTGTTCGGCGTCGCGTTCGACCTCCGGCAGGCGGAAACTCAGGGTGTGTTTGAGCTGCGGATCGTAACGGCGGTAAACCTCGCCGTTCGGCCGCGCCGGGCGCTGCGGGAACCAGATCTGGCGTTCGGCGTCATAGTGCATCTGGCCGGAGGCGCGGTTGCGTTCGCCGCTCAGCCACAGCGGCAGCTGGTAGAAAACTTCGCGCGCCAGGTAGTCGCCGCTGGCCAGGGCGAACAGCGCCTGAGCCTGGGGTTCTTCCCGCCATTCGGCGTAGGGCAGCGCCACGCCGCTGAGCTGCGGCGCGGCGACCAGCAATTGATCCAGCGCCTGCACCAGCCAGCCCTGCGGCAGGGCGCCCGGGTAATGCAGCACGGCGCTGCCGTCCAGGCCGAGGCCCAGCTGCAGATCCCGTTCCAGCCGTTCGCAGCGGAAAGCGCTGCCGGCATGCGTCAGTTTGGCGGACGGCGTCATTGGGCGGCCCCCGTAAACAGTGGGTTGACGAAATCGAAGTAGATCACCGCCGGATCGACGATGGTGTTCTCGTTATGATCGTGCAGGTAACAGAAGAAGTTGCCTTTACAGTTCCAGTGCGGGCTGTCGAGCACGTAGTCCAGGCACAGGGTATTCCTGGCGGTGGCGCGCAGGCCGCCAAGCGCGTCGCGCACCCGGGCCATCAAGGATCCTTCGCTGTCGAAGCCGGCGGCTGCCAGCGCGGCGGTGACCGCCAGGCTGGAGTTCACCAGCAAATAATAAGGGAAGTAGCGCAGCAGTTGCTGCTCGCTGAAGCGGTTTTCCGCCTCGGCTTCGCCGATCTCCTCCAGCCAGGGGGCGGCGTCGCGGGTGAAGCCGCTGCCCTGGCAGTCGCGGTACAGCATGCCGACCGGCAGATCCTGCTGCATCTCCACCAGAATGTTTTGCTGGTGCGCCAGCAGCACCAGGCCGTAGTCGGCTTCGGCGCTGAACAGCGGCAGCAGCACCTGTTGGCAGTAAGCGTCCAGCCAGCAGTGCGCCGCCTGGCGCAGCGGCAGGTTCAGGCGGGCGGCCAGGCGGCGCACCGCGGCGGCCAGCAGGCTGTCGCCGCCGTCCGGCGCGGCCTGAGTCAGGGTCACCAGCACGTTGGTCTGGCTTTCCGGCTGTTCGAACAGCAGGTTGTCGCGCAGCGCCATCAGGCTCTCTTCCTGAATGACGCCCTCGACGGAGCGCAGGCCGGCCCAGCCGTCTTCCTGCATCACGCGGAAGGTCGGGTAGCGCGCCTGCAGCCGTTGCCAGCGCGGGGTTTGCGCCAGGCGAGCCAGGCGGATGCCGCGCTTCACTTCCTTGACCGACAGGGTGCGCACCGAGTTGGTCAGGCGCACGCTGAGGGAAAATTTAATCATGTCGCGGTTGCCGGCGCTGTACAGCGAGCGGGACGAACTGGTCGGCAGCCAGCGTTCGCCGGCCTCGCCCAGATCGCGCAGCAGATGCTGGCTAACCAGCTCCCGGCACCAGCGCTGGCTCAGCAGATGGTCGGCCTGCCAGGGGTGCATCGGCAGCAGCCAGACATCGTCGGTGAAGTGCGTCAGCAACTGCGGCGCGCTCTCGGCGGCGAAGCGCTGCAGGCGCTGCTGCAGCGTCAGGTTCAGGCTTTCGCCGCACAGGAAGCGGTGGTCGACGGCGAACCAGCGCAGCGGGAACCGGGCGGCGAAGTCCGGCAGGTAACGGTGCGCCTGGCGTTCGTCGAAGGGTTCGTGGGATTTGGGCGCCGGATGGAAGGCGTGGCCCACCAACAGCCCCTGTTCCGCCTGGGCGAAATTCAATGGCCGGTCGCGCAGCGCCGGCCAGTCGAGACGGACCGCGATCGCCCGTTGGGTATTATCATGACTTTCCAGCACCCGCTGGCGGAAACGTTCGACCGCCTCGGCGGGCAATTCGCCTTTCACCGCCGGCTTTTCCAGCAGCAGGCTCACCAGCCGTTCGACGCTCAGCGCTTCGCCGGCGCCGTCATCCTGCCGATGCAGGCGGGCGGGGAACAGGTATTGGTGATGCTGGGTTGGCGAAATATGGCGTAAAGCGATGCGAATGGCTTGGGTCGGTGAAAGAGGAATGTGAAGCTGCGGATGTTGTCGATGATCGGTGGCCGGAACGATTTGCCAGTCCCGGGTTTCACGCATTAATGCGTTCAAAAAGCACTGCGCAGCCACGTCTGTTGCCGCGGTTTCAAACTGGATTGTCATGATCCCATTTCACTGTTGAATCAATTGAGAATGATTCTTATATCAATAATATTTATTGTTATCAATTGCGCTATGATACAATTTTTCAATGAATCTAACATAAACCCATAATTTTATTAACGGTATCTTTACGTTCGATGCGTATTTTTTCCTCCATAAAATCACCGACAATTGGCAATGCGTCGCCTTCCAATTGGCCGCTGGCGTTTTGCGCCGGTTTGCTGGGCATTGGGCAAAACGGATTGCTGGTCGCGCTGCCGATGTTAGTCGGCATGACCCAGCTGTCGCTGTCCGTCTGGGCTGGGCTGTTGACGCTCGGTTCGATGCTGTTTCTGGTCGGCTCGCCCTGGTGGGGGCGGCAGTCGGAAATTCGCGGCTGCAAGTTTGTGGTAACCATGGCGTTAGCGGGGTATTTGTTCAGTTTCGCTTTACTGGCGCTGGCGGTGTGGGGGCTTTCGGCCGGCTGGCTGCCGCCGATGGTCGGATTGGGCGGCCTGATCGCGGCGCGCATTATCTATGGGCTGACGGTTTCCGGCATGGTGCCGGCCAGCCAAACCTGGGCGCTGCAGCGCGCAGGTTATGAACAGCGGATGTCGGCGCTGGCCACCATCAGTTCGGGGCTGAGTTGCGGACGCCTGCTCGGGCCGCTGTGCGCCGCGCTGGCGCTGTCGATCCATCCGATGGCGCCGCTGTGGCTGATGGCCATCGCGCCGCTGATCGCACTGCTGGTGGTCTGCCGGCAGCATAACGATCCGCCGCTGCCGCCGGTGGCGCATCAGCAAAATCGTCTGCGCCTCAGCATGGCGCCGTATCTGCTGTGCGCGGTGCTGCTGGCGGCGTCGGTCAGCCTGATGCAGCTTGGCCTGTCGCCGCATTTGGCCCGGCTGTTCAGCCATTCCGCCATCGCCGTCAGCCATCATGTGGCGGTGTTGCTGAGCGTGGCGGCGGGCTGTACGCTGCTGGCGCAGTTCCTGGTGGTGCGCCCGCAGCGTTTCAGCGCCCCCCGGTTGCTGTTGATTGCCGCCGTGCTGATGGCCGCGGGGCTGGCGCTGATGTGCACGCCACCGCTGGCGCTGTTCTATGTCGGCTGCGCGCTGGCTTCCTTCGGCGCGGCGATGGCGACGCCGGGCTATCAGCTGATGCTGAACGACAAGTTGTCCACCGGCAAAGGATCCGGCGCGATAGCCACCAGCCACACGCTGGGCTACGGCCTGAGCGCGCTGATGGTGCCGGTGGTGGCGAAGTTTTATGGCGAGTCGCAGCTGATCGCTGCGGCGCTGGCGATGGCCGTCCTGCTGGGCGGCGTCAGCGGCTGGCTGTGGCGCCGGCATCGCATAACGATCAATTCCGCGGGAGAGTAATCGACATGTCCGGCGCATCAAGCTACAGAATTTTTGACATCAAATTGAAAAGCAAAGAAAACGTCTCGCCTTCGCTGTTGCGTTGCGTGTTCGAGGGGCCGGAGGTGCATCGCATGAAGCTGGAGGCGCCGGATCAGCGCATCAAGCTGCTGTTCCCGGCCGCCGACGGCCAGATCCCGCAGCTGGAAAACGGCGCGGACTGGTACAGCCATTATATGGCGATCCCGAAAGAGCGGCGCCCGGTGATGCGCACCTATACGCTGCGGGCGCTGCGTCGGGCGCAAAATCAGCTGGACGTGGAGTTCGTGCTGCACGGGGTGAACGGCCCGGCCTCCGCCTGGGCGACCCATGCCGCGCCGGGCGACGCCATTCAGGTGGTGGCGCCCAACGGCGACTTCGCCGGCGACAGCGGCGGTTACGAATGGGCGCCGCCGACGCAGCTGCAGCAGGCGTTGCTGATTGCCGATGAAACGGCGGTGCCGGCGGCGATGGGCATTCTGGAGCAGCTGGCGCGCCAGGCCAACCCGCCGCGGGTGCAGGCGTTCTTCGAAGTGCCGGTGGCGGGCGATTGCCTGGCGCTGGAGCAATTCCCGTTCGCCGAAGTGTACTGGCTGCCGCGCGACGTCGGGCACCAGCAGATGCACGGCACGCTGCTGGTGGAAGCGGTGCGCCAGCGGGTGGCGATCCCCGCTTCGGCGCGCGCCGAAGCGCAGTCGCTGGCGGAGAACAGCCTGGGCGGCGATCTGTTGTGGGAACGCGCCGAGGGGGCGAAAAGCTTCTACGCCTGGGTGGCGGCCGAATCCTCGGCGGTGAAATCGCTGCGGCGTTATCTGATCGGCGAATGCGATTTGGACCGCTCAACCGTCAACTTTATGGCCTACTGGTGCTGACTGCTCACGGCGGCGCCCGCTGAATTACCCGATCAAACTGACGTGCGCCGCCACGATGCGCCAGCCGCAGGGCAGCTTCACCCAGGTTTGCATCTGCCGGCCGACGCTGTCGCTGCCCGGGCGGCGAAATTCGGTGCTGGCCACCGCCATGTCGTCGCCATAGGTGGTGATTTGGGTGTTTTCCAACTGCCGATCCAGCCCCTGCGACGGGCGCCGCAGGCGGAAGTCGCGGATCTGATCGATGCCGTACAGATTCTCGCCGGCGCCGTAGCGCACCGTGCGGCCGTCGTGCCAGAACAGCTCATCCAGCACCTCGATATCGTTGCCGATCAGCGCCTGCTCATAGCGATAGAAAGCGGCGTTCACCTCTGCCAGCACCGCCGGCCGGTCGATATATTCACTTTTCATGGATTAATCCTGTTTTTGCGGTAACACGCAGGCGGTCACGCCGCGCTGTTCCAGCGCATAGGCGGCGCGCAACGCCAGATCTTCGCGCCACGGCGGGGCGATCAGCTGTACGCCCAGCGGCAGGCCGGCGGCGGTCGTCAAGGGCACGCTCACCACCGGCAGGCCGAGGAACGAAATCGGCTGCGTCAGCATGCCCATGCTGGCGCGGGTCGGCAGATCGACGCCGTTGATGCGCATCGTCTCCTGGCCAATCGGGGTGGCGCCGCACGGCGTGGCCGGGGCGATCAGGATGTCCCAGTGTTCGAACAGCGGCGATGCCTGCTGTTGAAAATGGGCGCGGAAACGCTGGGCCTGCACGTACCAGGCGGCGGGCAGCATGGCGCCGGCCAGCAGCCGCTCGCGCGACAGCGGTTCAAAACGTTCGGGCTGGCTGCGCAGCTGCGGCAGGTAATGATTGCCGCCTTCGGCGGCGCTGATGATAAAGGCCGCCGAACGCGCCAGCTCGGCCTGCGGCAGTTCGACGTCGGCGATCGCCTCCAGCGCCTGCGCCACCCGCCGTACGGCCTGTTTGGCGTCGTCGTCGCACCACTGCTGGAAGTATCCGCCCAGCACCGCGCAGCGCAACCCTTGCTGGCCGCGCGGCAGCAGCGCTTCGGTATGGGTTACCGGCTTGTCGGCCTGGAAACGGTCTTCAATGTCGGTCCCCTGCATCACGTCGTAGACCGCCGCCAAGTCGCGCACCCGGCGGGCGAACGGGCCGAGATGATCCAGGCTGGCGACGAACGGCTGGCTGCCGCTGCGCGACAGGCGGCCGAAGGTCGGCTTCAAGCCGTAAATGCCGCACAGCGAAGCGGGCACGCGGATGGACCCGTTGGTGTCGCTGCCGAGTGAAAAATTAACCAGCCCGGCCGCCACCGCCGCCGCCGAACCGCCGGAGGAACCGCCGGCGATGCGGGTGGCGTCATGCGGATTGCGGGTGGCGCCGTAATGGCTGTTTTCGGTGGTGAAGCCGTAGGCATAGGCATCCATATTCAGCATGCCGGAGAGCAGGGCGCCTTGCCCGGCCAGCCGGGTTATCGCCCAGGCGTCCCGTTTGGCCGGCGGCCGGTCGCTGAACAGGCTGGCGCCGGCCAGGGTGGTTTCCCCGGTCACGTCGAACAGGTTCTTTACCGCATAGGGAATGGCGGCCAGGGCGGGCAGCGGCAGGCCCTTGGCGCGGGCGCGGTCGAGATTATCGGCCTCGCTCAGCATGCGTTCACGGGTGACGTGGGTATAGGCATTCAGCGCGGGATTGTGCCGGTCGATATCGTCCAGCGTTTGCTGGGCTATCTCGCGGGCGGAGATGGCGCCTTGCTTCAGCGCCGCGCGGATCTCGGCGATCGACAGTGAGCTTAGCGAATTCATGCGCGGTATACCCCCGCGATCTCCAG
Proteins encoded in this region:
- a CDS encoding GNAT family N-acetyltransferase, with amino-acid sequence MTPSAKLTHAGSAFRCERLERDLQLGLGLDGSAVLHYPGALPQGWLVQALDQLLVAAPQLSGVALPYAEWREEPQAQALFALASGDYLAREVFYQLPLWLSGERNRASGQMHYDAERQIWFPQRPARPNGEVYRRYDPQLKHTLSFRLPEVERDAEQFTRWMNSPRVDAFWEMSGPLEAQAAYLRRQLDSSYCYPLLGCFDDRPFGYFEVYWAPEDRIGRHYRWQPFDRGLHMLVGEEDRRGAQYIRSWLRGLTHYLYLDEPRTTRVLAEPRADNQRLFRHLPAAGYHRVKEFDFPHKRSRLILNQRDAFFREASV
- a CDS encoding IucA/IucC family protein: MTIQFETAATDVAAQCFLNALMRETRDWQIVPATDHRQHPQLHIPLSPTQAIRIALRHISPTQHHQYLFPARLHRQDDGAGEALSVERLVSLLLEKPAVKGELPAEAVERFRQRVLESHDNTQRAIAVRLDWPALRDRPLNFAQAEQGLLVGHAFHPAPKSHEPFDERQAHRYLPDFAARFPLRWFAVDHRFLCGESLNLTLQQRLQRFAAESAPQLLTHFTDDVWLLPMHPWQADHLLSQRWCRELVSQHLLRDLGEAGERWLPTSSSRSLYSAGNRDMIKFSLSVRLTNSVRTLSVKEVKRGIRLARLAQTPRWQRLQARYPTFRVMQEDGWAGLRSVEGVIQEESLMALRDNLLFEQPESQTNVLVTLTQAAPDGGDSLLAAAVRRLAARLNLPLRQAAHCWLDAYCQQVLLPLFSAEADYGLVLLAHQQNILVEMQQDLPVGMLYRDCQGSGFTRDAAPWLEEIGEAEAENRFSEQQLLRYFPYYLLVNSSLAVTAALAAAGFDSEGSLMARVRDALGGLRATARNTLCLDYVLDSPHWNCKGNFFCYLHDHNENTIVDPAVIYFDFVNPLFTGAAQ
- a CDS encoding MFS transporter; the encoded protein is MRIFSSIKSPTIGNASPSNWPLAFCAGLLGIGQNGLLVALPMLVGMTQLSLSVWAGLLTLGSMLFLVGSPWWGRQSEIRGCKFVVTMALAGYLFSFALLALAVWGLSAGWLPPMVGLGGLIAARIIYGLTVSGMVPASQTWALQRAGYEQRMSALATISSGLSCGRLLGPLCAALALSIHPMAPLWLMAIAPLIALLVVCRQHNDPPLPPVAHQQNRLRLSMAPYLLCAVLLAASVSLMQLGLSPHLARLFSHSAIAVSHHVAVLLSVAAGCTLLAQFLVVRPQRFSAPRLLLIAAVLMAAGLALMCTPPLALFYVGCALASFGAAMATPGYQLMLNDKLSTGKGSGAIATSHTLGYGLSALMVPVVAKFYGESQLIAAALAMAVLLGGVSGWLWRRHRITINSAGE
- a CDS encoding siderophore-interacting protein, with the translated sequence MSGASSYRIFDIKLKSKENVSPSLLRCVFEGPEVHRMKLEAPDQRIKLLFPAADGQIPQLENGADWYSHYMAIPKERRPVMRTYTLRALRRAQNQLDVEFVLHGVNGPASAWATHAAPGDAIQVVAPNGDFAGDSGGYEWAPPTQLQQALLIADETAVPAAMGILEQLARQANPPRVQAFFEVPVAGDCLALEQFPFAEVYWLPRDVGHQQMHGTLLVEAVRQRVAIPASARAEAQSLAENSLGGDLLWERAEGAKSFYAWVAAESSAVKSLRRYLIGECDLDRSTVNFMAYWC
- the hpxZ gene encoding oxalurate catabolism protein HpxZ codes for the protein MKSEYIDRPAVLAEVNAAFYRYEQALIGNDIEVLDELFWHDGRTVRYGAGENLYGIDQIRDFRLRRPSQGLDRQLENTQITTYGDDMAVASTEFRRPGSDSVGRQMQTWVKLPCGWRIVAAHVSLIG
- a CDS encoding AtzE family amidohydrolase, whose amino-acid sequence is MNSLSSLSIAEIRAALKQGAISAREIAQQTLDDIDRHNPALNAYTHVTRERMLSEADNLDRARAKGLPLPALAAIPYAVKNLFDVTGETTLAGASLFSDRPPAKRDAWAITRLAGQGALLSGMLNMDAYAYGFTTENSHYGATRNPHDATRIAGGSSGGSAAAVAAGLVNFSLGSDTNGSIRVPASLCGIYGLKPTFGRLSRSGSQPFVASLDHLGPFARRVRDLAAVYDVMQGTDIEDRFQADKPVTHTEALLPRGQQGLRCAVLGGYFQQWCDDDAKQAVRRVAQALEAIADVELPQAELARSAAFIISAAEGGNHYLPQLRSQPERFEPLSRERLLAGAMLPAAWYVQAQRFRAHFQQQASPLFEHWDILIAPATPCGATPIGQETMRINGVDLPTRASMGMLTQPISFLGLPVVSVPLTTAAGLPLGVQLIAPPWREDLALRAAYALEQRGVTACVLPQKQD